GCAAAAAGTAATCAGTGAAAAATACGGGGAAGAGGATGGTGGGTGGAAATACCGCAAAGTGAGAGATGGGTATGACATTGGCATTTGGAAAACCATAAGGAATGGGACTTTTTTTGGAAGCAAAGTGGCTTTCTCTATGGGTAGTGAGAGgaagttgagattttttttgcTCTAGCCACTTccaaagaggcttgggtggcAGTTCTTCTTCTAATGGGGGTTGTTGGGCTCTCCGCTTTTCTAGGAGGCTTAATGATTTCACTTCTCTAGAAGgctcaatgattgggaggtggataTAGTCGAAAGGTTTTTCCTGAGATTGCAAAGGTGGAGGGTGAGCAACAATGATGAGGATAGATTGGTGTGGGTAGGGGAGAAGAgcggaatttttttttgttaaagctCTGTACAAGGTTTTGGAGCTAGGAGGTTCTTCGAATTTCCCAGTTGCAATCATTTGGAATGCTTGGATGCCGCCTAAGGTGAGCTTCTTTACAATGGGAGGCTACTTGAGATGAAGTCTTAACATTAGATCATTTAAAGAGGAGAGGGTGTTCAGTGGCAAACAAATGTTTTCATTGTCATGAAAAGGAAGAATTGGTTGATTACATTCTCATCCATTGTGACAAGACTCGGGTTGTTTGAAACCTCATGTTTTCTCTATTTGGTGTGTCTTGGGTGTTGCCCTCTTCAatgagaaagatttttttttttgataggtaaaagtaattgtattaaaaagaaaaatatacacgatgtatacaaggaaacaaaaaaaaaagcgtAGACATACAAATACAACTGCACCTTATGGAGTTCCTAACCAATCTACATAATCAAGCATTGACAAGGAGCCCTCCCCAATATACAATCTTACCCAATcccaaaataaatacaaaaaagaactttttaaaGAATGATCTGAACATTCACAATTCTCAAAagctttcctatttctttccctcTAAATAGACCAAAAAAGGCATAACAGAGCAACCTTCCAAGCCTTATTCCTTTTTCTACCAACAAAAAAGCCTCTCCAACTCAAGAGTATACCTCTCACtgaagagtgcatcacccattgaaCACtgaataaagcaaaaataagcTACCACAATATATAAGCTTTCGGGCAATGATTGACATTAGTTACATAGCAATGTTATTTTGTCAAAGCACTAAAGTTCCAAGAAAAAATTGGCACCAACTAAACTAAGAAGCACACAAGAAGGGTTGACAGACCTTCtcaaatggaaggaaaaaaaatggtaaatttttttaggataagtGGAAGACTTCAAAAACTCTTCAAGatctaatttatttctattcctCTTTCTGGGCATTTCATACCACTGCTTTTAAGGCATTCCTTTCATTGTTGTTCAGCTCGATTGGTTCACGATGTATATAACAAAAGGGTTAGGATAACAAGGAGAGGAGCATTGATTAGGTTTCTTTTGGAAGGAGATGTGTTAACCCTTATGGTGTGATGAGATACAATTGTATATTCTCATGTGGTACTATACTAATCTATAGGTCTACATGGTATAGTGGAGGAATTCAATCATACACATTTGATAAGTTATTGTATTTTTGCGGAGGATCTCCCATCCTTCTCATGTactttttattcatatttaaaacataCATTGTTTCTAATttagagagagacagagagaagGGCTGACAAACCTTGCGAGCAGCAAGCTTGTACTTTTTAGCTTCCAAATGAGCCAATCCTGCAGCACAGCGCAGCTTTGCAACTGTAACAGGGTCCAGTGCCTCAGGGGTTTGTTCTGCTTTGCTAACATAGCTTGTGACATGAGTGAACTGACCCATCTCAATGCTGACCAAAATTGCATTCAAACACATATGAATGATATGCTTTGATGTAGTACAATAGTCACGAGTTCGAACATAATTCTTAAAAGCATCCGCAAGTAAACCGTGGGCATAGTAAAAATCTCCGAAGTCATTGTATCCCATTCTTATGCTTTCTTTGATTAAATTTGTCTGCAGAAAGGATCACACCATAAGGAGGCAAATTATGAAATTCAGAATGGGTACTTTAGCCATTCGCACAAAGGTACGTTACCCCTATAACCTACCAAAACTACCAAAACCCTTATGTATATCACTAACTACAACCATATACATTAAAAAGAACTAGCATAAATATATTCAAGGCCATGATTGTTGACACAATAAACACAAGCATAATCAAATACTCTATACTATTACATAAAGGAAAAGACATTGAGGAACCCCATGTGTCTCACTTTATATTGTACAGAGTTCAAAAATTTTGATGGCAACTTCAACTATTCTAAATCATAGCATATACACCTAAAATATGTCTCTGATATAAAACTTTctaatttcttctccttcacCACATTTTCGCAGCGACCAAACATCCCACACCAAAACTCAAAACCATcagtttagattttttttcgcTGTTTGATAAATGtgagttaaaatttttatgtaaggattaatttattttacaattggAAATCCCAATATCTTTCACGTCCCATGGTTCCTCAGCAACAAAACAAACGAAAACGAAAATCCAAATCATAAACAATTCAAATACCATGCTCTACACGCACaggggaaaaaacaaaagaaaaggaaagaaaaaggaaattatgaAATCGTTCATTTCAGCGGGATTTCCTCAGCAACCAAATACACtcaaaagaaaaatccaaattgcaAAGGATTCCAACACCATACCCTGTAAGCATTAAGTTCATTCTCTAGTTTCTCCCTCCTCTGGTCGGCTCTTCGCTCCACCGACTCCGTCCACACCAGGTCCAAACCATACTGAGGTCCCAACCTTCCATCAATCTTCTGCACTACCTCCCTATAGAGTTGCGTGTTCTCGCCCTTTTTTATCTCATCGTATGCCATCCGATACGCCTCCATCTGCATCTGACGGTTCTCGCATCGGTCGGCGATGAAGAGGAGCCTGGTGATCTTGGTTCGCCCACTGTAAAGGCTCGCGTAAGCTTCGATATCGAGTGCTTCCCCGCTTATGATTGGTCTGTTGCGCTTTGCGTCACCGCCGTTGGAATAGATCTCGTCGATCATTGCCCCCGCAGACGATTCTTCTTCACCTTCCATGGTGTGAATCAAAACCACTTCGCTAGGGTTAGGGCTTTGGAGTAGTCCTCTGCTACTGTCTGGTTCAGTGCTCTTATTGGGAGGGAGATGGGTTGGCACGTGGGAGTCATGTCCTTTTGGGTCCTACGACGTCGCTTCTGTCTTAGTAGGTGGGCTCCAACCCGGACGAGTTGGATCCCCCAACCCGATCCGGACTCGACCAACTTAAGTCGCAATTTGGACGGGTTTAGGacacaaaaaatgtttaaagttCTTTCTATTGATCATAacataaaatttgttataaactAAAcctaaagattaaaaaaatttccaataagATTTTTCTTATTAAGGTTTTAATGAAGTGTATCGGAAGAATGATTATCATCcaaaggaaaatattataattttttatgaaaatttatggaTAACAATACTATTACTATCTTTATATTAAAGTTAATTCCATTCGCCTCCTTTTAAGATTTTGGTTAAATATGTCTTTAACtcttataaatttgaaatttcattatgCAAATGTATTTAGTAAAGGAAGATATGACTTTGAAGACAAATTTgtgcaaaattttaaatttgtaaaagatAACCGACATTTGCATGTCCTAGTAACTACTAAGCCCATGTCAATTGTTCCAAGAAGATATGATAACATATGTTTGAtatgatttcaatttctttgagTAGATGAAGATTTATGTCTTGTTAGCAAATTGatggaaaatataatattttatcatatgcAATTCGTAAGATATAAAAGTATACCAATTACACTGAGATATGATACTTTGATCAAACACATGTTAGTATAATtactttagatattttaatcttttaggGAATTATCAAACATTTTAAATCTTCAAGGACTTGTTTATTTCATTCATAATCATTTATATCAAGTCCTTTAAGGATGGTATATCATGTTGATTATGAATATGACCGAGCCATTATTGAAGCTATATAAGGTCTCTATGAAACCTTATGCTACACTTTTTGTTTTATCtcaattatacttttatataaTAACCCATTAGTATTCAATAGTTTTTATGTCTTTAGgtgttaaattttaaatctgtTTACATCCAATAGACTTTACATCTTTGGGGATTTGGACTACATGTCCAAATACGTTTTGTTTTGCTAATAAGATGAGTTATTTGAGTTGTTTCTTTCAATTTTAGCTAGTCTTTTATATATCGCCATTCTCTAAACTTTGTAGTTTGGGATCATTGTCGTTTCCTATGATGTTTAGGGTAATTCTAAAGGAAAATAGACTTTCaatgatattattattgtaatccaaattttcttcaatatataaataatttattgatatatattttttatttttcaagtgctTATGCCTCTTATTGGGactatttgtttaatttatgcatttttagGGACAACTTGTGAATTTTCAAAagctatttttataattaattatagacTAATCAAtcattctcattatt
The sequence above is drawn from the Vitis riparia cultivar Riparia Gloire de Montpellier isolate 1030 chromosome 15, EGFV_Vit.rip_1.0, whole genome shotgun sequence genome and encodes:
- the LOC117932121 gene encoding COP9 signalosome complex subunit 1, encoding MEGEEESSAGAMIDEIYSNGGDAKRNRPIISGEALDIEAYASLYSGRTKITRLLFIADRCENRQMQMEAYRMAYDEIKKGENTQLYREVVQKIDGRLGPQYGLDLVWTESVERRADQRREKLENELNAYRTNLIKESIRMGYNDFGDFYYAHGLLADAFKNYVRTRDYCTTSKHIIHMCLNAILVSIEMGQFTHVTSYVSKAEQTPEALDPVTVAKLRCAAGLAHLEAKKYKLAARKFLETGAELGNNYTEVIAPQDVATYGGLCALASFDRTELKNKVIDNLNFRNFLELVPEVRELIHDFYSSHYASCLDYLGNLKTNLLLDIHLHDHVEMLYNQIRHKALIQYTHPFVSVDLRMMANAFKTSVAGLEKELEALITDNQIQARIDSHNKILYARHADQRNATFQRVLQTGNEFDRDVRAMLLRANLLKHEYNLRASRKP